A stretch of Henckelia pumila isolate YLH828 chromosome 4, ASM3356847v2, whole genome shotgun sequence DNA encodes these proteins:
- the LOC140866109 gene encoding 10 kDa chaperonin 1, chloroplastic-like translates to MASAFMTLAKPLSTHKFDLPSLSSGRPAGLRKGFLRINAIGKKYEPTKVVPQADRVLIRLEVLPEKSAGGVLLPKSAVNFERYLVGEVLSVGADAGEVESGKKVLFSDVNAYEIDLGTEARHCFCKASDLLALVD, encoded by the exons ATGGCGTCTGCTTTCATGACCCTTGCCAAACCCTTGTCTACTCACAAATTCGACCTGCCGTCTCTCTCGAGTGGAAGACCCGCAG GTCTGAGGAAGGGTTTCTTGAGGATCAATGCTATTGGAAAGAAGTACGAACCCACGAAG GTTGTGCCACAGGctgatcgagttctgattcgtCTCGAGGTGCTACCGGAG AAATCGGCTGGGGGAGTTTTGTTACCCAAGTCAGCCGTTAATTTTGAACGCTACCTTGTGGGAGAG GTTCTTTCTGTTGGTGCTGATGCTGGGGAAGTGGAGAGTGGAAAGAAG GTTCTTTTCTCCGACGTAAATGCATATGAG ATTGATCTGGGAACGGAAGCGAGGCATTGCTTCTGCAAAGCAAGTGATCTGCTGGCTTTGGTCGACTAG
- the LOC140867062 gene encoding uncharacterized protein, which produces MVMGLRILCYFQWILLCNVVMFAAFVCSKKSANAATDLAEIINNNRTSPKATKLSVSPGLGCIALQYADACKGNCSANNTISCQPPDDYFTEIFAPNCGVELPTFGTISGHILGCQKTYLEPSEAFSRVLVLDPRTLSLSRNETFTQVGVGIMGGHKGKGPYIWCVLFSNSQRNTTFVLEDLGKGIVQKSGCYSGTSLPCSAGHRNSCVFFILLLSIFTLYCCNLIFS; this is translated from the exons ATGGTGATGGGGCTCAGGATACTTTGTTACTTCCAGTGGATTCTTCTCTGTAATGTAGTTATGTTCGCAGCGTTTGTTTGCTCCAAGAAAAGTG CAAACGCAGCAACTGACCTTGCCGAGATAATTAACAACAATAGAACGTCCCCGAAGGCTACAAAACTGAGTGTCAGCCCTGGACTTGGATGCATCGCACTACAGTATGCAGATGCTTGCAAGGGAAACTGTAGTGCTAACAACACTATAAGTTGCCAGCCACCAGATGACTATTTCACCGAAATATTCGCTCCCAATTGCGGCGTTGAGCTTCCCACTTTTGGAACCATATCTGGCCACATATTGGGGTGTCAAAAGACGTATCTTGAGCCATCGGAAGCATTTTCACGCGTACTCGTTCTAGATCCGAGAACCCTTTCGCTGTCGAGGAATGAAACGTTTACCCAAGTTGGAGTAGGCATAATGGGAGGCCACAAGGGTAAAGGGCCATATATTTGGTGTGTTTTGTTTAGTAACAGCCAAAGAAACACCACATTTGTTCTTGAAGATCTTGGTAAAGGGATTGTGCAGAAGAGTGGGTGTTATAGTGGAACAAGTTTGCCATGCAGTGCAGGTCACAGAAATTCTTGTGTGTTTTTTATACTTTTGCTGTCTATATTTACATTATATTGTTGCAACCTCATTTTTTCATGA
- the LOC140867010 gene encoding E3 ubiquitin-protein ligase ATL4-like: MSTPLSPPPTAVVSQSPPPPPYVDAAESSTSTSIILVIIVIASALILSASIYILLRLLSCRFRRAFPAADDVVSLFGSPNLDSNRQHCHAPSSSILDSLPLFTFRSVTGKVTGGDCAVCLSKFESHDQLRLLPLCCHAFHASCIDTWILSNQTCPLCRSTVVPSDADVLDKILSSENRGTRDSSFRSGSFRIEIGSVSRRRSAAEEMDGERQSYSIGSFEYIVDDNGYEIPAESTTHRRGISDCTSVDKDSSVGVPIPEPPGEVLAAEVSSGRNWLRDYVDRLTSASISRAMSFRSSGRFFSSSSRRSDPVSAAVEDLEANRAGEEISELFRWLSGI, translated from the coding sequence ATGTCAACTCCATTATCTCCGCCGCCAACCGCCGTCGTTTCTCAATCTCCGCCACCTCCACCGTACGTTGACGCCGCGGAATCTTCAACTTCAACTTCCATTATTCTGGTTATCATAGTAATAGCTTCCGCTCTTATACTCTCCGCTTCCATCTACATTCTGCTCCGCTTGCTCTCCTGTCGATTCCGCCGAGCATTCCCCGCCGCCGATGATGTCGTCTCGCTGTTTGGTTCTCCCAACCTTGACTCCAACCGACAGCATTGCCACGCGCCGTCGAGCAGTATACTCGATTCATTGCCACTGTTCACGTTCCGTTCGGTCACCGGTAAGGTCACCGGAGGAGACTGTGCGGTTTGCTTGTCGAAGTTCGAGTCACACGATCAGCTCCGTTTGTTACCTCTCTGCTGTCACGCGTTCCACGCCTCTTGTATCGATACGTGGATACTCTCCAACCAAACATGCCCTCTGTGCAGGTCCACGGTGGTCCCCTCCGACGCAGATGTGCTCGATAAAATCCTCTCGTCCGAGAACCGCGGCACCAGAGACAGCAGTTTCAGGAGCGGGAGTTTTCGGATCGAGATCGGTAGCGTCAGTCGCCGCCGGAGCGCGGCGGAGGAGATGGACGGAGAGCGGCAGTCGTATTCGATCGGTTCCTTCGAGTACATCGTTGATGACAACGGATACGAGATTCCTGCAGAGTCCACCACTCACAGGAGGGGAATCTCGGATTGCACCTCCGTAGACAAAGACTCGTCTGTTGGAGTTCCGATACCGGAGCCTCCGGGGGAGGTTTTGGCGGCGGAGGTTTCCAGCGGCAGGAACTGGCTGAGAGACTACGTGGACCGGCTGACTTCTGCTTCTATCTCTCGTGCGATGTCGTTTAGGAGCTCCGGAAGATTCTTCTCCAGCAGCAGTCGCCGTAGTGATCCTGTCTCCGCCGCCGTCGAGGATCTAGAGGCGAACCGCGCCGGAGAGGAAATCAGCGAGCTCTTCAGGTGGCTCTCGGGGATTTAA
- the LOC140861451 gene encoding formyltetrahydrofolate deformylase 1, mitochondrial-like, protein MNLLRKYSPQVHAFARRSFKSLNFPGESRDDIASPSLIHGIHVFHCPDEVGIVAKLSECIASRGGNILNADIFVPEKENVFYARSGFVFDPAKWPRMQMDEDFLKLSKMFNAMRSVVRVPDLDPKYKISVLASKQDHCLVDLLHGWQDGRLPVHITSVISNHDRGPNTHVIRFLERHGIPYHYLDTTKEDKREGEILNLVKDTDFLVLARYMQVLSGRFLRSYGKDIINIHHGLLPSFKGGSPSKQAFEAGVKLIGATSHFVTEELDEGPIIEQMVERVSHRDNLQSFVQKSENLEKQCLSKAMKSYCELRVLPYEKNRTVVF, encoded by the exons ATGAACCTCCTTCGAAAATACTCCCCGCAGGTTCATGCATTTGCAAGGAGGTCCTTCAAATCTCTCAATTTCCCTGGTGAATCCCGGGATGATATCGCCTCTCCTTCGCTCATCCATGGTATTCATGTATTCCATTGCCCA GATGAGGTTGGAATTGTGGCTAAATTATCGGAATGCATAGCTTCAAGGGGCGGCAACATTCTGAATGCTGATATTTTTGTCCCAGAAAAAGAGAATGTTTTCTATGCCAGAAG TGGGTTTGTCTTTGACCCCGCTAAATGGCCACGGATGCAAATGGATGAGGATTTCTTAAAGCTGTCAAAAATGTTTAATGCAATGAGATCTGTTGTTCGGGTGCCAGACCTGGATCCTAAATataagatttcagttttagctTCAAAGCAG GATCACTGCCTTGTTGATTTGTTACACGGATGGCAGGATGGAAGGCTTCCAGTTCATATTACATCAGTCATAAG CAATCATGATCGAGGTCCAAACACCCATGTGATTAGATTTCTTGAAAGACATGGAATACCGTACCATTATTTGGACACAACTAAGGAAGACAAAAGAGAAGGAGAGATCTTGAATTTGGTGAAGGACACAGACTTTCTTGTGCTTGCTAGATACATGCAG GTATTGTCTGGACGTTTCTTAAGAAGCTATGGGAAGGATATTATTAACATTCATCATGGCCTATTGCCCTCTTTCAAGGGTGGGAGTCCATCTAAGCAG GCCTTTGAAGCTGGTGTGAAATTGATTGGTGCAACAAGTCATTTTGTCACTGAAGAACTAGATGAAGGCCCGATAATTGAACAAATG GTGGAGAGAGTTTCTCACCGGGATAACCTGCAGAGTTTCGTACAAAAATCAGAGAACCTGGAGAAACAATGTCTTTCAAAAGCGATGAAGTCATACTGTGAGCTGCGAGTTTTGCCTTACGAGAAAAACAGAACCGTTGTATTTTGA